Proteins from a genomic interval of Clostridium sp. AN503:
- the tpiA gene encoding triose-phosphate isomerase has translation MSRKKIIAGNWKMNMTPSEAVGLVETLKPLVANDEVDVVFCVPAIDIIPAMEAAKGTNINIGAENMYYEEKGAYTGEISPAMLVDAGVKYVIIGHSERREYFAETDETVNKKVLKAFEHGLTPIICCGESLTQREQGITIDWIRQQIKIAFLNVTADQAKTAVIAYEPIWAIGTGKVATTEQAQEVCAAIRVCIGEIYDEATAAAVRIQYGGSVSASSAPELFAQADIDGGLVGGASLKPDFGAIVNYNK, from the coding sequence ATGTCCAGAAAGAAAATCATTGCAGGCAACTGGAAGATGAACATGACGCCGTCCGAGGCAGTTGGCCTGGTTGAGACTTTAAAACCGCTGGTTGCAAACGACGAGGTTGACGTGGTGTTCTGTGTGCCGGCTATCGACATTATTCCGGCAATGGAGGCTGCAAAGGGAACCAATATCAACATTGGTGCAGAAAATATGTACTATGAGGAGAAGGGTGCCTATACCGGCGAGATCTCTCCGGCTATGCTTGTGGATGCAGGCGTTAAATATGTGATCATTGGACATTCTGAGCGCAGAGAGTACTTTGCAGAGACCGATGAGACCGTAAATAAGAAAGTCCTGAAGGCATTTGAGCACGGCTTGACCCCGATCATCTGCTGCGGCGAGAGCCTGACCCAGAGAGAGCAGGGGATCACGATCGACTGGATCCGTCAGCAGATCAAGATCGCTTTCCTGAATGTGACTGCAGATCAGGCCAAGACTGCTGTGATCGCTTATGAGCCGATCTGGGCGATCGGAACAGGCAAGGTAGCGACCACAGAGCAGGCACAGGAAGTATGTGCAGCGATCCGTGTGTGCATCGGCGAGATTTATGATGAAGCCACTGCAGCAGCTGTCCGCATCCAGTACGGCGGTTCTGTATCTGCATCCAGCGCACCGGAGCTGTTTGCTCAGGCAGACATCGACGGCGGCCTGGTTGGCGGAGCTTCCTTAAAACCGGATTTTGGTGCAATCGTAAATTATAACAAATAA
- a CDS encoding phosphoglycerate kinase, whose protein sequence is MLNKKTVDDLKDLQGKRVLVRCDFNVPLKEGVIQNYNRIDGAIPTIKKLLDQGARVILCSHLGKPKGEPLPEMSLAPVAPALSERLGVTVKFADDPKVTGPETQKMAEELKDGEVLLLQNTRYRGEETKYGKDPAAEDYAKELASLCDGIFVNDAFGTAHRAHCSNVGVAKCCKENVVGYLMEKEIKFLGEAVENPVRPFVAILGGAKVSDKINVINNLLDKVDTLIIGGGMAYTFAKAQGQEIGNSLCEADKLDYALEMIQKAKDKGVNLLLPVDHVEGKEFSNDTERKVVETIDAGWSGFDIGPKTIELYKKALEGAKTVVWNGPMGVFEFSNFAEGTLEICRAVAELQDATTVIGGGDSVNAVKRLGFADKMTHISTGGGASLEFLEGKELPGVAAADAR, encoded by the coding sequence ATGTTGAACAAAAAAACTGTTGACGATTTAAAAGATTTACAGGGCAAGAGAGTCCTGGTACGCTGCGATTTCAACGTTCCGTTAAAAGAGGGCGTTATCCAGAACTATAACCGTATCGACGGCGCGATCCCGACGATCAAGAAGCTTCTTGACCAGGGCGCCCGTGTGATCCTGTGTTCCCATTTGGGCAAGCCGAAGGGTGAGCCGCTTCCGGAGATGAGCCTGGCGCCGGTTGCTCCGGCACTGTCTGAGAGATTGGGCGTTACCGTAAAGTTTGCTGATGATCCGAAGGTTACCGGCCCGGAGACCCAGAAGATGGCTGAGGAGTTGAAGGACGGCGAGGTGCTGCTGCTCCAGAATACCCGTTACCGCGGCGAAGAGACCAAGTACGGCAAGGACCCGGCTGCTGAGGATTATGCAAAAGAGCTGGCATCCCTGTGCGACGGCATCTTTGTAAACGATGCATTCGGTACCGCTCACAGAGCTCACTGCTCCAACGTCGGCGTTGCAAAATGCTGCAAGGAGAACGTGGTTGGCTATCTGATGGAGAAAGAGATCAAGTTCTTAGGCGAAGCTGTTGAGAACCCGGTTCGCCCGTTTGTGGCAATCCTGGGCGGTGCGAAAGTATCCGACAAGATCAACGTGATCAACAACCTGCTCGATAAGGTAGATACCCTGATCATCGGCGGCGGTATGGCATATACCTTCGCAAAGGCACAGGGTCAGGAGATCGGTAATTCCCTGTGCGAGGCGGACAAGTTAGACTATGCTCTGGAGATGATCCAGAAAGCAAAAGACAAAGGCGTGAACCTGCTCCTGCCGGTTGACCATGTAGAGGGCAAAGAGTTCTCCAACGATACTGAGCGCAAGGTGGTGGAGACCATCGATGCAGGCTGGTCAGGCTTTGATATCGGACCGAAGACCATCGAGCTGTACAAGAAGGCTTTAGAAGGCGCCAAGACCGTAGTTTGGAATGGGCCGATGGGCGTATTTGAGTTCTCCAACTTCGCAGAGGGTACTCTGGAGATCTGCCGTGCAGTAGCTGAGCTTCAGGATGCAACCACCGTGATCGGCGGCGGCGATTCTGTAAATGCAGTTAAGAGACTGGGCTTTGCAGACAAGATGACCCATATTTCCACCGGCGGCGGTGCTTCCTTAGAGTTCTTAGAGGGCAAGGAGCTTCCGGGCGTAGCAGCAGCAGATGCGCGCTGA
- the gap gene encoding type I glyceraldehyde-3-phosphate dehydrogenase, with protein MAVKVAINGFGRIGRLAFRQMFGAEGYEVVAINDLTDPKMLAHLLKYDTAQGGYCGRLGEGLHTVEAGEGSITVDGKEIKIYAEKNAADLPWAEVGVDVVLECTGFYCSKDKSQAHIDAGAKKVVISAPAGNDLPTIVFSVNENVLTKDDTIISAASCTTNCLAPMAKALNDYAPIQSGIMSTIHAYTGDQMILDGPHRKGDLRRARAGAANIVPNSTGAAKAIGLVIPELNGKLIGSAQRVPVPTGSTTILTAVVKGADVTKEGINAAMKAAASASFGYNEDPIVSSDVIGMKFGSLFDATQTMVSKIGDDLYQVQVVSWYDNENSYTSQMVRTIKYFAEL; from the coding sequence ATGGCAGTAAAAGTAGCAATCAATGGTTTTGGTCGTATCGGCCGTCTGGCTTTCAGACAGATGTTTGGAGCAGAGGGTTATGAGGTAGTAGCTATCAATGATTTAACCGATCCGAAGATGTTGGCTCACTTATTAAAATATGATACCGCTCAGGGCGGCTACTGCGGACGTTTGGGCGAGGGCCTGCACACTGTAGAGGCTGGCGAGGGTTCCATCACTGTAGACGGCAAAGAGATCAAGATCTACGCAGAGAAGAACGCAGCAGATCTTCCGTGGGCAGAGGTTGGCGTTGACGTAGTATTAGAGTGTACCGGTTTCTACTGCTCTAAGGACAAGTCTCAGGCTCATATCGATGCAGGCGCTAAGAAGGTTGTTATCTCCGCACCGGCTGGCAACGATCTGCCGACTATCGTATTCAGCGTAAATGAGAACGTTCTGACCAAGGATGACACCATCATTTCCGCAGCTTCCTGTACCACCAACTGCCTGGCTCCGATGGCTAAGGCTCTGAATGATTATGCTCCGATCCAGTCTGGTATCATGAGCACCATTCATGCATACACCGGCGACCAGATGATCCTGGATGGCCCGCACAGAAAAGGCGATCTGCGCAGAGCAAGAGCTGGCGCAGCTAACATCGTTCCGAACTCCACCGGCGCAGCAAAAGCAATCGGCCTGGTTATTCCGGAGCTGAACGGCAAGCTGATCGGTTCTGCACAGCGTGTTCCGGTACCGACCGGTTCCACCACCATCTTAACCGCAGTGGTTAAGGGCGCTGACGTGACCAAAGAGGGCATCAACGCAGCTATGAAGGCAGCAGCTTCTGCATCCTTCGGCTACAATGAGGATCCGATCGTTTCTTCTGACGTTATCGGCATGAAGTTCGGTTCCCTGTTCGATGCAACCCAGACCATGGTTTCCAAGATTGGCGATGATTTATATCAGGTACAGGTTGTTTCCTGGTATGACAATGAGAATTCTTACACCAGCCAGATGGTTCGCACCATTAAGTACTTCGCTGAGCTGTAA
- a CDS encoding Na/Pi cotransporter family protein, giving the protein MSINDISNAFGFLGGLGMFLYGMNIMADGMQKTAGSKMSSFLGMLTNNRLLAIALGALITAIIQSSGATTVMVVGFVSAGVLNLTQAVGVIMGANIGTTITAWIVSMSQLGDAFEIMKPGFYAPCIIGIGALLLVFAKSQKKKTVGEIMIGLGLLFIGLDFMSGSISPYTDAPIFAKAFEVLGGNPLLGMLIGALVTALLQSSSASVGILQTLAMNGIVTTNAAIYITLGQNIGSCVTAMLSSMGGSRTAKRAAVMHLTFNIIGAVLFGTLGFVLFALRPAFAASNISAVQISIFHTVFNLSMTTLLFPFANQLVKLSGLVVKEKPETVPVEDEETAATFKHLDERIFESPAFAVETAALEVVHMGQITLDNVKRALDAILTENLEEVETVYKTEKTIDNMEKMLTEYLIKVDNLSLTEKQKKVVNNLFYSVSDIERIGDHAENLAEQAEYMVEHHLDFSETGFDDLKSIGASVIKSFQYAIDARQTGNMDSVRKVSQYEDDVDSQEEELREKHIERLSNGVCKPSAGVVFLDIISNLERVSDHAYNLAGYVKDEM; this is encoded by the coding sequence ATGTCAATTAATGACATTTCAAATGCATTTGGTTTTTTAGGCGGGCTGGGGATGTTTTTGTATGGTATGAACATCATGGCGGATGGTATGCAGAAGACGGCGGGGAGTAAGATGAGCAGTTTTCTGGGGATGCTGACCAATAACCGGCTGCTGGCTATTGCGCTGGGCGCGTTGATCACGGCGATCATTCAGAGCAGCGGCGCTACGACTGTTATGGTGGTCGGTTTTGTTAGTGCTGGTGTACTGAACCTGACTCAGGCGGTGGGAGTGATCATGGGTGCCAATATCGGTACTACCATCACGGCGTGGATCGTATCCATGAGCCAGCTGGGGGATGCGTTCGAGATCATGAAACCGGGCTTTTATGCTCCATGTATTATTGGGATCGGCGCACTTTTGCTGGTGTTTGCAAAGAGCCAGAAGAAAAAGACAGTGGGCGAGATCATGATCGGTCTGGGACTGCTGTTTATTGGGCTGGACTTTATGTCGGGATCTATTTCGCCTTATACGGATGCTCCGATCTTTGCAAAGGCGTTTGAGGTGCTGGGCGGCAATCCTCTGCTGGGGATGCTGATCGGTGCGCTGGTGACGGCGTTATTGCAGAGTTCTTCTGCATCTGTGGGTATTTTGCAGACCCTTGCCATGAATGGGATCGTTACGACTAATGCGGCTATTTATATTACTTTGGGACAGAATATCGGGTCTTGTGTGACGGCTATGCTCTCCAGTATGGGCGGGTCCCGCACGGCGAAGCGGGCAGCTGTGATGCATCTGACGTTTAATATTATTGGTGCTGTACTGTTTGGAACCCTTGGGTTTGTGTTGTTTGCGCTGCGTCCGGCCTTTGCCGCTTCTAATATCAGTGCGGTACAGATTTCCATATTCCATACGGTGTTTAACTTGAGTATGACTACGCTGCTGTTCCCGTTCGCAAACCAGCTGGTGAAGCTGTCCGGGCTGGTGGTCAAGGAGAAGCCGGAGACTGTACCGGTGGAGGACGAGGAGACTGCGGCTACGTTCAAACATCTGGATGAGCGTATTTTCGAGTCTCCGGCATTTGCGGTGGAGACTGCGGCTCTTGAAGTGGTCCATATGGGGCAGATCACCCTGGATAATGTAAAGCGTGCTTTGGATGCCATATTGACTGAAAATCTGGAAGAAGTGGAAACCGTGTATAAAACGGAGAAAACCATCGACAATATGGAGAAGATGCTGACAGAGTATCTGATCAAGGTGGATAATCTGTCCCTGACAGAAAAGCAGAAAAAGGTCGTCAACAACTTATTCTACAGCGTCAGCGATATCGAGCGCATCGGTGATCATGCGGAAAACCTGGCAGAGCAGGCGGAGTATATGGTGGAGCATCATCTGGACTTTTCTGAGACCGGTTTTGATGATTTGAAATCGATTGGCGCCAGCGTGATCAAATCATTCCAGTACGCCATCGATGCACGTCAGACCGGCAACATGGATTCGGTCCGCAAGGTGAGCCAGTATGAGGATGATGTGGACAGCCAGGAAGAGGAGCTGCGGGAGAAGCATATCGAGCGTTTATCCAACGGCGTGTGCAAGCCTTCTGCCGGTGTTGTGTTCCTGGATATCATCAGCAACCTGGAGAGAGTGTCTGATCATGCCTACAATCTGGCTGGTTATGTGAAAGATGAAATGTAA
- a CDS encoding M14 family zinc carboxypeptidase, which yields MKIKKIVTGMLAAVMVASSSFMAFAETETVVTGLAPGEENIGQAVVENQTETAVPAQAESTQASTTVTAGASQPEGGGSSSTVTAGSSQPEGSGSSTTVTSGSSNSGSTTVTSGAPAGPAPGSSTVVAGSGTVTAGLGSPVIGPGGMAGGPGMVVVPEVSKGVDGFAGTVQNPVVSVAEKYSYDQMSRDIRNLQSRYSSLMKTNVIGTTFDGRSIYEIVVGNPNAPKHVLIHAGIHAREYMTPLLVMKQLEYGLAFYSSGSYEGRPLSDMFNQVAIHYVPMVNPDGISLSQFGISAIRSEQLRQTINQCYASDQSLGRTSAAFDRYLDYWKANGRGVDLNQNFPANWEQVTSAPAPSYATYRGTSALSEPESQALANLISSRSWAATISYHSMGNIIYWDYPGNKVTDQSRDLANMVSGKTGYRLAGSSGHGGFKDWVQINDSPVPSLTLEVGSVSCPMPVSEFTDVWNRNNEVWAVVMKFALEH from the coding sequence ATGAAGATTAAAAAAATAGTTACAGGAATGCTGGCTGCCGTTATGGTAGCCAGTAGTTCCTTTATGGCATTTGCAGAGACAGAGACCGTGGTGACAGGACTTGCGCCCGGTGAAGAAAATATTGGCCAGGCTGTAGTGGAAAACCAGACGGAGACGGCAGTTCCTGCCCAGGCGGAGAGTACGCAGGCCAGCACGACGGTGACGGCGGGAGCATCTCAGCCAGAGGGCGGCGGAAGCAGTTCGACGGTGACGGCGGGTTCCTCTCAGCCAGAGGGCAGTGGAAGCAGCACGACCGTGACATCGGGTTCGTCCAATAGCGGCAGTACAACGGTTACTTCAGGCGCCCCGGCGGGACCTGCTCCTGGAAGCAGCACCGTTGTGGCAGGCTCCGGTACAGTGACGGCGGGACTGGGTTCCCCAGTCATCGGACCGGGCGGTATGGCAGGAGGTCCGGGTATGGTGGTTGTGCCGGAAGTAAGCAAAGGTGTTGACGGTTTTGCAGGCACAGTCCAGAATCCGGTTGTATCAGTTGCAGAGAAATACTCCTATGATCAGATGAGCCGTGACATCAGAAATCTGCAGTCCCGTTACAGCAGCCTGATGAAGACGAACGTGATCGGTACAACCTTTGACGGAAGGAGTATCTATGAGATCGTGGTGGGCAACCCCAACGCGCCGAAGCATGTGCTGATCCACGCAGGAATCCATGCAAGGGAGTATATGACGCCGCTTTTGGTGATGAAACAGCTCGAATACGGCCTGGCATTTTATTCCAGCGGAAGCTATGAGGGACGCCCTCTGTCTGATATGTTCAATCAGGTGGCTATCCACTATGTTCCCATGGTGAATCCGGACGGTATCAGCCTGAGCCAGTTTGGAATCAGCGCGATCCGTTCTGAACAGCTCAGGCAGACGATCAACCAGTGCTACGCAAGCGACCAGTCCCTTGGCAGGACCAGCGCCGCATTTGACCGCTATCTGGATTACTGGAAGGCGAACGGGCGCGGTGTAGATCTGAATCAGAATTTTCCGGCAAACTGGGAGCAGGTGACATCGGCTCCGGCTCCGTCCTATGCAACCTACCGCGGGACCAGCGCTCTTTCGGAGCCTGAGAGCCAGGCGCTTGCCAATCTGATCAGTTCCCGCAGCTGGGCGGCGACTATCAGCTATCACAGCATGGGAAATATTATTTACTGGGATTATCCGGGCAACAAAGTGACTGACCAGTCCAGAGATCTGGCGAATATGGTTTCTGGGAAGACCGGATACCGGCTGGCGGGAAGCAGCGGTCATGGTGGATTTAAGGACTGGGTGCAGATTAACGATAGTCCAGTGCCAAGCCTGACTTTGGAGGTGGGAAGCGTTTCCTGCCCGATGCCGGTTTCGGAGTTTACGGATGTTTGGAACCGCAACAATGAAGTGTGGGCGGTGGTTATGAAGTTTGCTTTGGAGCATTAA
- a CDS encoding polyribonucleotide nucleotidyltransferase: protein MYKSFSMELAGKTLTVDIGRVAKQANGAAFMHYGDTTVLSTATASDKPREGIDFFPLSVEFEEKLYAVGKIPGGFNKREGKASENAVLTSRVIDRPMRPLFPKDYRNDVTLNNLVMSVDPECRPEIVAMLGSAIATSISDIPFDGPCAMTQVGMIDGELIINPSQIQWKNGDLTLTVASTKEKVIMIEAGANEIPEATMIEAIYKAHAVNQEIIRFIDGIVAECGKEKHTYESCAIPEELFAAIREIVTPEEMEVAVFTDDKQTREGNIRLITEKLEAAFADKEDWMAVLGEAIYQYQKKTVRKMILKDHKRPDGRELSQIRPLAAEIDLIPRVHGSAMFTRGQTQICNICTLAPLSEQQKLDGLDENEVAKRYMHHYNFPSYSVGETKPSRGPGRREIGHGALAERALIPVLPSEEEFPYAIRTVSETFESNGSTSMASTCSSCMSLMAAGVPIKKMVAGISCGLVTGDADEDFVLLTDIQGLEDFFGDMDFKVTGTEDGITAIQMDIKIHGLTRAIVEGAIARCREARMFIMDTCMKPAISEPRKEVGKYAPKIDSISIDPQKIGDVVGKQGSTINKIIEETGVKIDISEEGNVSICGTDKEMIEKAKSIVKSIVTDIEPGQVITGKVVRIMPFGAFVELKPKKDGMIHISRLSDKRVEKVEDVVNIGDMVTVKVLDVDKMGKISLSMKPGDLAKKDNDKKEHED, encoded by the coding sequence ATGTACAAAAGTTTTAGTATGGAGCTTGCAGGCAAAACCCTGACCGTAGATATCGGCAGAGTGGCAAAGCAGGCAAACGGCGCGGCATTCATGCATTATGGTGATACCACCGTATTATCAACGGCTACCGCATCAGACAAACCGAGGGAGGGTATCGATTTCTTCCCGCTGAGCGTGGAGTTTGAGGAGAAGTTATACGCAGTCGGGAAGATCCCGGGCGGATTTAATAAGAGAGAGGGCAAGGCTTCTGAGAATGCAGTCCTGACCTCCCGCGTGATCGACCGTCCCATGAGACCGCTGTTCCCGAAGGATTACCGCAATGATGTGACCCTGAACAATCTGGTCATGAGCGTTGATCCGGAGTGCCGTCCGGAGATCGTGGCTATGCTGGGTTCTGCGATCGCGACCAGCATCTCCGATATCCCGTTTGACGGTCCGTGCGCTATGACGCAGGTGGGCATGATCGATGGGGAGCTTATTATCAACCCGTCTCAGATCCAGTGGAAGAACGGCGATCTGACCCTGACGGTTGCATCTACCAAAGAGAAAGTTATCATGATCGAGGCCGGAGCCAATGAGATTCCGGAGGCGACCATGATCGAGGCGATCTATAAGGCTCATGCAGTGAACCAGGAGATCATCCGGTTTATCGACGGAATCGTGGCAGAGTGCGGCAAAGAGAAGCACACCTACGAGAGCTGTGCGATCCCGGAGGAGCTGTTCGCCGCAATCCGTGAGATCGTAACTCCGGAGGAGATGGAGGTTGCAGTATTTACTGACGACAAGCAGACCCGCGAGGGGAATATCCGCTTGATCACTGAGAAGCTGGAAGCAGCTTTTGCAGATAAAGAAGACTGGATGGCTGTTCTTGGCGAAGCGATTTACCAGTATCAGAAAAAGACTGTCCGCAAGATGATCTTAAAAGATCACAAGAGACCGGATGGCCGTGAGCTTTCCCAGATCCGTCCGCTGGCGGCAGAGATCGACTTAATCCCGAGAGTGCATGGTTCCGCCATGTTTACCCGTGGACAGACCCAGATCTGCAATATCTGTACCCTGGCTCCGCTGTCTGAGCAGCAGAAGCTGGACGGCCTTGATGAGAATGAAGTTGCAAAGAGATATATGCATCATTACAACTTCCCGTCCTATTCGGTTGGCGAGACCAAACCGTCCAGAGGACCGGGAAGACGTGAGATCGGTCACGGCGCTCTGGCTGAGCGCGCCCTGATTCCGGTGCTTCCTTCCGAGGAGGAATTCCCGTACGCAATCCGTACGGTATCCGAGACCTTTGAGTCTAACGGTTCCACCTCCATGGCGTCCACCTGTTCCTCCTGCATGTCCCTGATGGCGGCAGGCGTTCCGATCAAGAAGATGGTTGCAGGTATTTCCTGTGGCCTGGTGACCGGCGATGCGGATGAAGATTTCGTCCTTTTGACCGATATCCAGGGCCTGGAAGATTTCTTCGGCGATATGGATTTCAAGGTGACTGGTACGGAAGACGGAATCACTGCGATCCAGATGGACATCAAGATCCATGGGCTGACCAGAGCGATCGTAGAAGGTGCCATCGCAAGATGCCGCGAAGCGCGGATGTTCATTATGGACACCTGTATGAAGCCGGCTATCTCTGAGCCGAGAAAAGAAGTGGGCAAATACGCTCCGAAGATTGACTCCATCAGCATCGATCCTCAGAAGATCGGCGATGTTGTCGGCAAACAGGGCAGCACCATCAACAAGATCATCGAAGAGACCGGCGTGAAGATTGATATTTCCGAGGAAGGCAATGTATCGATCTGCGGCACCGACAAGGAGATGATCGAGAAGGCCAAGAGCATTGTGAAGAGCATCGTGACCGACATCGAGCCGGGCCAGGTCATCACCGGCAAGGTTGTGCGGATCATGCCGTTCGGAGCATTTGTAGAGCTGAAACCGAAAAAAGATGGAATGATCCATATCTCCAGACTTTCCGACAAGCGTGTGGAGAAGGTCGAGGATGTGGTGAACATCGGCGACATGGTGACGGTGAAGGTGCTGGATGTAGACAAGATGGGCAAAATCAGCCTGAGCATGAAACCGGGAGACCTTGCAAAAAAGGACAATGACAAAAAAGAGCATGAAGATTAA
- the rpsO gene encoding 30S ribosomal protein S15, with translation MISKEKKAAIIAEYGRKAGDTGSPEVQIAILTARIAELTEHLKENQKDHHSRRGLLKMVGQRRGLLDYLKKTDLEGYRALIEKLGIRK, from the coding sequence ATGATTTCAAAGGAAAAGAAAGCAGCAATCATCGCCGAGTACGGCAGAAAAGCTGGAGATACCGGTTCACCGGAGGTTCAGATCGCGATCCTGACTGCAAGAATTGCAGAGCTGACCGAGCATTTAAAGGAGAACCAGAAGGATCATCATTCCAGACGTGGTTTGCTGAAGATGGTAGGACAGAGACGTGGTCTCTTAGACTACTTAAAGAAAACCGACCTGGAAGGCTATCGTGCGCTGATTGAAAAGTTAGGCATCAGAAAGTAA
- a CDS encoding LytTR family DNA-binding domain-containing protein has product MKKEREFVWEYKGKLIHLYEREIYYIHLEQRVIYVHTKTQVYPIGNRINDEEEHLKGMPVIRPHYSYLVHLRYVQVVGQDELIMRNGARVPVSKTRRKQVRDTVRSYFDQKNCKKLG; this is encoded by the coding sequence ATGAAAAAAGAACGCGAATTTGTATGGGAATACAAGGGTAAACTGATCCATCTGTATGAACGGGAAATCTACTATATCCACTTGGAACAGAGGGTGATCTATGTACATACGAAGACGCAGGTCTATCCGATCGGAAACCGGATCAATGATGAGGAGGAGCATTTAAAGGGGATGCCGGTCATCCGGCCGCATTATTCTTATCTGGTCCATCTGCGGTACGTGCAGGTGGTTGGGCAGGATGAGCTGATCATGCGCAACGGCGCCCGGGTGCCTGTCAGTAAGACCCGGAGAAAGCAGGTGCGGGATACGGTGAGGAGTTATTTTGACCAGAAAAACTGCAAGAAGCTGGGATAA
- a CDS encoding divergent PAP2 family protein, which produces MTFWEKLFSNEILISALVGWTVAQVLKTMLDFALNRSFSAERLVGSGGMPSSHSATVCGLTTSAGLCYGVGSFEFAICFVLASVVMYDAIGVRQETGKQAKLLNIIMEQDFFKLDNEHFQKKLKEFVGHTPLQVFAGAVLGILLALLVHQAYI; this is translated from the coding sequence ATGACATTCTGGGAAAAACTATTTAGTAATGAAATCCTGATCAGCGCCCTGGTAGGATGGACGGTGGCGCAGGTACTGAAAACGATGCTGGATTTTGCACTTAACAGAAGCTTTTCGGCAGAGCGGCTGGTAGGCTCGGGCGGTATGCCCAGTTCCCATTCAGCCACGGTCTGTGGACTGACGACCAGTGCGGGGCTGTGCTATGGAGTCGGCTCTTTCGAGTTTGCCATATGTTTTGTGCTGGCGTCGGTGGTGATGTATGATGCGATCGGTGTCCGCCAGGAGACCGGCAAGCAGGCGAAGCTTTTGAATATCATTATGGAGCAGGACTTTTTTAAGCTGGATAATGAGCATTTCCAGAAGAAGCTGAAGGAGTTTGTGGGACACACGCCGCTGCAGGTATTTGCAGGTGCGGTGTTGGGGATTCTTCTGGCGCTTCTGGTACATCAGGCATATATATAG
- a CDS encoding HD domain-containing protein — MGALRLTPAERRQMKQWMENEDWAERRLYAGDMEYLACVQDILEHPVFCSMDHYYQHGTTTCKEHCVRVSYLSYRICRKMGWDSRSAARASLLHDLFLYDWHTHAKLTGQRFHGFTHPRTALKNAVRYFELTEQEQDMILRHMWPLTPVPPSTREGLAVCYADKVCSLAEVVENIRDRIRSKTGVRHDILGKTI, encoded by the coding sequence ATGGGAGCGTTGCGGCTGACGCCGGCTGAACGCCGACAGATGAAACAGTGGATGGAGAATGAGGACTGGGCCGAGCGGCGCCTTTACGCCGGGGATATGGAGTACCTTGCCTGTGTGCAGGACATCCTGGAGCATCCGGTGTTCTGTTCCATGGACCATTACTATCAGCATGGAACCACCACCTGTAAAGAGCATTGTGTCCGGGTGTCCTATTTGAGCTACCGGATCTGCCGGAAGATGGGATGGGACAGCCGGTCTGCAGCCCGTGCGTCACTTTTGCATGATCTGTTTTTGTATGACTGGCATACCCATGCAAAGCTGACAGGGCAGCGTTTCCATGGCTTTACCCATCCGAGGACGGCCCTTAAAAATGCGGTCCGGTATTTTGAATTGACGGAGCAGGAACAGGATATGATCCTGAGACATATGTGGCCGCTGACTCCGGTTCCGCCCTCCACGCGTGAGGGCCTGGCTGTTTGTTATGCAGACAAGGTATGCAGTTTGGCGGAAGTTGTGGAGAATATACGAGACAGGATACGGAGTAAAACAGGAGTACGACATGACATTCTGGGAAAAACTATTTAG